The DNA window atttcatcGCAAATTTTTACAACCTGCAAAatactatcattttttttatgtaatactACAACtgcatataaatattcaataatatgaataattcattaattattttaatcttaatGAAGGAGccgacaaaaatattttattaaaatttttttttctctttttttttttttttacaaaagataaaaatgaagctTACAAATATGTAACATAAATTTTGTTCAACCTTTAAAACACCCATAACATttagttaatttttttaagcTCTTGAAATAATTATGCGTTAGacattttaagaaaaaaagcaacgtACAAACAACGACACATATAATTGTGGGAAAACGCTAGTTACCAGCATGTTATTTTTACGTAAGCAAAAGTGACAGGAAGGTACATCTATAAATTAGTGAGATTTATAAGAAAGACACATGTGAAAAATCTTAATCAGTTTCAAATCATTTTCTGTTGAGAAACATTGAAATGATGAAGTTACTCCAATATGTCTCGTTGGTTTCATTGTTGGTGGTCTTCGCGTTTGTCAAAGCAGACGACGAATTGTATTCCGACAAGTATGATTACATAGATCCCAAGGAAATCGTCGCCAATGATCGTTTAAGGGATgagtattataattgtttcatGGACATCAACCCTTGTGTTACCCCGGACGCCATATTCTTCAAATGTAAGCttgattatttcgaaattctctctctctctctctctctctctctctctctctctctctctctctctttctttctctgtctctctttctctctctaatttgACAATTTAATTTTCCAATGCATCAAAGTTAAagatttttgtcatttttgttttccttttcgttttttcaatcatctttttttcttcatttacaaTATACacagataatatttattaatcgtacTATTGTCACAaataatcttatataaaaaattttaaatagaaaatgattgtttttcttcgttcacTTTTATAACGTAGAAcgtatttatatttcgttaCGAAGGcttaaacaattttatcttatgaaagatataataaaaggagaaaattattttcttagaaaatgaaagaatagaaaataatgctgtgtattaatgtattaaatcacttttttcattttcttgtacgataattttatagatcgattattttattaatgatatctttcttatgtacgtatataaattgtatacaACATTAATTATGTtcgcattattttttttcagcgAATTTACCGGaggcaataataactaaatgCAAGAAGTGTAcagaaaagcaaaaggaaaacttTGAATTTATAGCTGTCTGGTATACCGATAATCGTCCAGATGAATGGAATGCTCTCATTAAAAAGTTCATGGAAGATGCAAAGAAACAGAACATAGATAATTCCAAATAGTATAGGTACCGATGTTATTTTTACGAATCAATTATAGAAAGGATAAAACGAatagtgttatttttttttttctattctatgcgaaacaaaaatttaattaatacatttaaatcaattaatgaGCAATACGAAcgggaaaatatattaaaacaactggaatgaaaataaaataaatgtaaaaatattaataaagctTTATTCGTTAACATAAAGAAATTCCTATTGTTATATTGATAGAGcaccattttatatatttctttagaaaaatgattaaattttaagaaaataataataataaataatgatattatctcattgttaaatattcacaaagattgaaataattgggtaacgatatagaaaagaggatttaatgaatttacaggaagggagagagggagggctgggggaggggggggggtaaggaaagaagaaaaaaaatgaggaaaaaaaagaaaagaaaagaaaaaaaaaaagaaagaaaagaaatgaacgtTATCAAAAcattaatcgaaaatattaaaatttaaataattaaatatataatgaactTTGTGAACAAGCTCAATTCAAATAAACGACGTTATAGCCTTGTAATAACATCGATTAAGAATCATCATTCAATTCTcaagatttttcttatttgccTCTTCCAACATTCGTTTCTTTCACGTATGTCCTTCGAAAAATATCAGCCAATAACCGGATGATCTTGGACCGAAGATAGTCATAAAATCAACATACACGTATACGCTAGAGGTATAAATACGGAAGACAGAACTCTTGAAGCATTCAGATTCAATTCAGATATTCTTTGTGGATGCTGTACTAAAAACgttaaaatacgataatatatttttctccgtTGGCTATTTCAGTACAAATTTTGAAGTTAATTTTGAAGTTAATTTTGAAGTTATTTTcgaattcaaaaataaaaatttaacaaaaaaatcataatggCACATtatttatggatattatcaatCGTTGTACTATCCGAGATGATACTCTCTGTGTTCGCGGATAACTCCGATGATACCAAATACATAACGAAATATGACAATATCAACGTAGACGAAATATTGAATACACCTCGATTACGTAATCAATATGTCGATTGTTACCTAGGACGTACACCGTGTGTGACACCAGAAGCAAAGTTCTTGAAAGGTAAGGGACAACATCagcaaaaaatcaaaagataatatttgtcAAGCTTTAATTCTCCATTAGAtttacctttattttttaacatttcgttcgttttgaaaagtgaaaaaaaaaaaaagaaaaaaagaaaaaaaataaaaggaaaaaaaaaaagaaaagaatgaatcataaataat is part of the Vespa crabro chromosome 8, iyVesCrab1.2, whole genome shotgun sequence genome and encodes:
- the LOC124426101 gene encoding ejaculatory bulb-specific protein 3-like, producing MMKLLQYVSLVSLLVVFAFVKADDELYSDKYDYIDPKEIVANDRLRDEYYNCFMDINPCVTPDAIFFKSNLPEAIITKCKKCTEKQKENFEFIAVWYTDNRPDEWNALIKKFMEDAKKQNIDNSK
- the LOC124425918 gene encoding ejaculatory bulb-specific protein 3-like yields the protein MAHYLWILSIVVLSEMILSVFADNSDDTKYITKYDNINVDEILNTPRLRNQYVDCYLGRTPCVTPEAKFLKDILPEALVTKCKKCSDKQKIIFDKVITWFEENDKETWKVILAKSINEHVNVRNRRS